A stretch of the Gossypium hirsutum isolate 1008001.06 chromosome D07, Gossypium_hirsutum_v2.1, whole genome shotgun sequence genome encodes the following:
- the LOC121219355 gene encoding uncharacterized protein: MEEKPRRHGHGQLREEEPPLPAIDHRTGRRTPATTPPFAVAGKPKKAPFFSFLRIESRSGVRKAEIPVKRAKIERDLSVLPLSTAAGSRCGKRHGGGRQHGRVGVVLVADNMGEWEEASGSLGFWDWAWMLG; the protein is encoded by the exons ATGGAAGAAAAACCCCGGCGGCACGGTCACGGCCAACTCCG AGAGGAAGAGCCCCCTTTGCCGGCCATCGACCACCGCACCGGTCGCCGGACGCCGGCGACGACGCCGCCGTTCGCGGTTGCCGGAAAACCAAAAAAAGctccctttttctcctttttgcGAATAGAGTCCAGATCTGGggttagaaaagccgaaatcccggtGAAAAGGGCCAAAATCGAAAGAGACCTTTCGGTTCTTCCTCTTTCCACCGCCGCCGGAAGCAG GTGCGGCAAAAGGCATGGTGGTGGCAGACAGCATGGGAGAGTGGGAgtggtgctggtggcagacaacaTGGGAGAATGGGAAGAGGCAAGTGGGAGTCTAGGGTTTTGGGATTGGGCTTGGATGTTGGGCTAG